TCCTGGGTTTATTACCAGTTCCTGTAAGGCATGCCATGCATTTTGGAACTTCGTGGAGATGTGGTCAGACCACTATGTTTTCAATAACATTTGAACCTACAAAAGCTACTGTTTCTTATCTAATCAACAAATCTCATCAAAGaattgtaaggaaaaaaaaaatagaaagaaaagaattttaagCACATGGTGTATATGTTCCACATTTTCAAATTGCAAAGTAAGCACAAGGTTCTATCCTATCTGCCTATCTGCCTACCTGATCCCGTAACTCGGCTGGACAACATCAGAATAATCAGGGGTTCGGCCAGCAATTTGATGGGCCACCCACCTTTCACCCACAAGGACCTTTCTATGTTTTTTCCTCCCTTCAAGGACCCCCCGGCCGAACTTccattttcataaacaaaacTTCGCACGAGACCTGACGTGAGAATGCAGCCATCAACTGCATTTCTAAATGAATGGGATCCCACGGGTGATTGTGGCACCAACTGTGTGAGGCTTCCTTTTTCAGCAGTTGGGGAAAAACTGAAAACTCTGATTACTAAATTCTAGACAAAATGTCATCAAGGGTTATCACAATTTTTTCATAGTACTCCCAAACTTGCGTTGCATCATTGTCTCTGGCTGCATAATCTAGCTGCAATGTCAACATACCAAATGAGGTTAATTCTCAAGAATGGTTTTTTAACACTGAAATTATTCCTAAACAGAGACACCACATAGTAGATTAGGATGAATCACCTCTCCTGAGGCCCTGCAATCTTGCAAAATGCATGTTGAAAGAAGAATCAAACTAACTGTAAGGATAACTCCCCTTCTAATTTCAAATACTTTAAGATTGGAGGGCCCCCATTGTCCTTTTAGCAAACAAGAATTCGCGACACAATTATGTATTCAATAATGTAGTTATTAAATGTCCCTTGAAACtcctatttaaaatttccaGTACTTGCAATCAAAACTTTAATACCAATTAAACACGAAgcatttaaaatcatttcttaaCCAAGGATTAATAATCAACCCTCAATCTATAGACTCCCCCACCTGGAAATATGATTATTGATTTCAATCAATGACACCTATGAATATGTAACTGCTAAACACTAAATTTAGAGTGAAGTGTGACTAAAGAGCATGGCTCTATAAACCATTTAATGCGTGGGAAGACCAACTCAGAAGGACTAGAGCTTCCCTCATGTAGATTAAGGGTCTCCCCTTGGAGTATAAAGAAGATTGATATAATAAGCACTGCTTACTCTGGTCACGTTGTTGAATAGATTTGAATAGAGCTTCCTTAGCTGAGGCCTCATACTTCCAGGTTTGCTTTGGATTATGGTGTAGATATCCTGTTTAAGTAATGAGGAGCTCTTTCGTAGTGCCTTCTGCATATCTTTCCATGCCTCAGACTCTATCAGAGCTTTTACTTGTAGCAGAGCTAGCGCGTGGCCTCTGATTCCACTCTCTGCCTCTTCAAGTGTCTGACCAGGAGCTaccattttcaaatcaaatccatTTGCAATTTTTACATTGAAAATTGCTTCCCTTGCTAATAGTACTTTAGCCATTGTTGCTATAGCACCTATTCTTCTAGTGAAATTAGATTTAGGGACCTTTTCAGGGTTCTCCCTCAATAGAAAGGAAGGTTTGAGATGGCATATAAAGGTTGGACTAAGGTAAGGTGGAGAGGATTGTACAAACCGTGGTACTAGTGCCATCGCTCTATTGTATTGTAGCAAAGCAATTTGTTTGATAATGTCCCAAAAGAGATTCTCCTgcaaaataacattttctttttctttaaatatttcttttgtagaaAAAACTAACATATTTTCATGCAGGATATCTCAGGTTTGTGACAATACAAATTGAAATCTACCATGGCCTCATGGGCAACAATGATGGAAACATAGACTAAGAAATGCACACATAGAGTCAATGACCTGgttaatctctctctctctctctctcacacacacacacacacacaaggaGTTGATGAACTAACATATACCCCCTGAAAAGATGAAATACTCCATTAAGAGCAAACAGAGCAAAAGTTGTGATACCTTCAAGCATTCCAAAAGGGCAAGTGAAACTGAGTTACCCCAACCCCAATTCACCCATCCCCAGAGCAAATAGAACATGGATTCTTCTTGAATTTGTTTTACGAACAAAACCCTTTTATACAAGTAAAGGGCTTCACACAGAAAACCCATTTCCATGAAACCAAGACCCAAAATCAACGCACAGAATATCCAACTGACTGGGCTTCTGTCTAATCAATCTACCATTTCACCAAACCAAATCATTCCATTTCGCAATGTCATTCAAATCTCTGTAGAAATTGTTTAACTTTGGTAAGAAAGTGAGCAAACTGAAAATTGAACAGTTACCTTGAAAAGGAATTTTTCGATTTTGCGTTGTGGATAAAATTGCAAACTGGAAACTGGAAACGATAAGAAATATTTTGGGAAGCCgcagaagaaaagaaagggtgACGAGAGTGCTGCGGACAAACCCAACAACAGAGCTTTTTAGCCACAAAAATGCCCTCACTTTTTGAAACCTGGGTGTCGggtaaattatcaaatttaaatcACTCGACATTGGCATACCCAAATGGCAATATACTTTCTGTCCAACTCCAAACTATTCATTACCATACACGCCACGGATTTACATTTGAAAGTTGAACCAATTTATCTGTTCGacatagatttgaaaattttcacacaaacaatcaaatcaaatcaaaaaccctaattacgaacatgggaaaaaaataaaacacaaaataatatcACAAACCCAATTATCAAGCAAACGGAACGAGCAGGAAAAGAAATAGATAAAAGACTGCCCATAAACCCTAATTATAGTGCCACGGCGAAGAGAGCTGAGGGATGAACCTGATGCTGATGCTGGCCAATACAGAGGGAGATTGAAGCAACCAACTGAGATTAGTGGCGACGGGTCTGAGGTTTGAGGCCAAATTAGTCAGTGGGAATCACAGgcaattcttttttctttttttttttcttcgatTATAGCCAGTGGGCTCCTTAACCGGACATGGCGCATCTTGCATGATCCAATCTTGGGCTGGGCCGAATTCAGCCCTGAAACTGAACTGAAGGTCCGGGATGCTTTCTAGGCCCATGGATGATGTTCAAGACTTATGCCGCCTTTTGGTgtaacttttgtttttaaactaTGTATCACCGAATACCAATTTGAGATGTCGAAATCGATGTGCCTCAAAACTTATTGAGTTGATGATCGATACCATGATTTTGAACCATGATTGGGGTTGGGGTAACTTAGCTTCACTTGCTCCTTCTGAATAGCAATGAGGCATTATGGACTAGATTTGTCGAACTCCTTAGCTTCATTAGATCAATAGTCCTAATAATGTGAAAATCCCATACCACTATATACCGAAGTTATTTATCTTCAAgcaaaaattgaataaaattattgttttcaagcaatgacaaataaaaaatcatctctAACCGATCAAGTTATCCAATGGTGTCTACATCTATAAGTTTAAAAGgctttatattatttaaacataaaaaattaggaCACCACGAAAGATGCTCAATCATGAGATTTGAACACTTCTCATGGGGTCATACCTCCCCAcaccattttttgtttatttttaaaccatttttcttcccattttcacTTATTTGCTTCAcaattttcatccaaatattgtttaatatttaataaaaaaatttataaaattatgtgCAAAGTATGGAACCTTGAAATATGAAagattaaggttatgtttgtcccgaaaagtttgaagaaaaatgcgaggaaaagaaattagaaaataaaagtaaaaaaaaaaaaaaaaaagtgaaagaaaataaaaaataaatttaaagtcaataaattatttttatatattattttaaatttttttcatttatttaacttttctatataaatattagatagtttaaaaatataaaaaaatcttaatatttctaattatatttgactttcttttgtattttccataataaaattgaaaaaaaatatatatattttccttaacatttttttccctaGTACTTTTCGTAAACAAATATAGCCTAAGTGAAAGATGGTGGAAGAGAGAAGAGGGTTTTTCCTgactaatttttcttcattgagAACAATTATATTGTTTTTGTGAAAGAAAGAAGAGGTTTCTTCATAGAGAGCaattacattgaaaaaaaaaacaaaatgtaattttagaTATACATATCCTGTATTTTGAGTGTGGATATAGAAAAATTGTTTACAGGTTCCAAGTTAATTGCTACACTAaagtttgtttttatgtttttaaaattattaagtcTCATTTAAATATACTcttcattttatgttttaaaaatatgagaataataataatttttatataaattataataactaTGATGAAATCTTTAgagtgtttttaattatttatatataatttaatttattgtaattattttaaattttaataacttaTAAATTATATGTTAGAATAATTCTGGACTcacatatatttaataattatttatgattaaattattcatatatatatatatatatatatatatatatatatatatatttaatttatatttgttataaagTATGGACCACCTTGTGTGTAGAGTCCAAGTCACATATGTTTTacatgatgggcctaagacacaTGTGGTCCAACAACCCAATGAGTATGGTCCCCAAGGTATATATGAAATTGATATATAAGGATTCAAAAATGGGGTTTGGTGTGAATTCAACCCTTTTGAAAATATAGAATGTTTCCCTCTCCTGCCTCCCATCACAGAGAAAAAACGGTAAGGTGGTTTCTTCTTCTATCGTTTTAGAAGAATTATACTTCTTCAACACCCATAACGGATTCAAGTTTGTAAACATTCTCTAAAATGTTCAACATGATTTCTTTATATGATTGAAACATGAGATTTCTATTTTGTATTTGGGTTGATAATGAAAGTTTTCAACATTATAcatttatgatattatatagACATTtcagatcatttttttttcaattgatcACATGTTTAATTTGAGAAAGCAGtggtaatttttaaattttttttcatatatattaaaaataagaaaaaagaaaaaaaatgtatttttatataattatatgtaATTAGGTATTTTATATATACTAATGAGCGTCCACATGTGATGCATGTTGAGCATTAACCAATGCTTATCAAGTCATAGGTGAGTAGAATGTATAGCAAATTATTGATATCCAAAGGATTGCAATTGCAAAAACTAAAGTGggtcaaattaaataaaaacaacattGGTTCAATAATGCAAGCTAGAAAAATTCTTTAACAACTAAAGGTAATACTTTGCATATTGTATCTAGTAATTGTActgaaatgaaaaaagaatgCAAAACCCTCAAAATTTGGTAAACCACAATGTATTAATAATAATCCATTTAGTGaccaacaaaaatttcaaattgaaatgcTTGTAATGATGGTTAGTTTTGTATTATGAGAAGCATTATTGGGAAGATGTGATAAGACATTCAATTGCGTATGACTTATAGGGTTTTTTTTGCCTAGTAAATAAATTATCCAAAATAAGAATATAGAGCATATCATCATCCCTCTAAGTCTTAAAGCAATTATTAGggttatgaaaatataagacaattctttcttctttttttttgataatgaCCTTGTAATCGTGTGATATTTTGGCTCCTTAATCGCACATGGCGCACCTTGCATGATCCAATCTTGGGTTGGGCCAAATTCAACCCTAAAACTGAAATCAAGGTTCGGGTTGCTTTCTAGGCCCATGGATGATGAGATGGGTATACTTATGTAAAAATGCTTATTTGAAGACTTATACCCTCATTTGGTgtaacttttgtttttaaactaTAATCTTTTATGTATCATCGGATACTGATATGAGATGTCGAGACCAATGTGCCTTGAGACCTGTCGAGTCGATGACCAATACCATGATTTTAAACCATGATTGAGGTTGGGTAACTTAGTTTCATTTGCTCTTTTTGAATAACAAAGAGGCGTTATGGATTAAGATTTGACGGACTCCATAACTTCATTGGACCAAGAGTCCTAATAATGTGAAAATCTTATGCCATCACAAATATCTATACTAATTATGATAGAAGGGATTGATAAAGTTGAATAGACAAATGACAACTCATAATTAAGAGACTTTCCATATGAGTCGACAAAAGAATGATTACAAGAGATAAATTCCAATAccaataatagaaataaatttttttctatctaAATTTTGTGTATGGAATTAATTGATCTTTAGgatgtttttggaaaaaagttAAAACGGATATTTTGTATGGTaccattgttttatttatttattttgtatggacaatattcttattttatgaatgttttataaatctatgacatgtaaaataattccttggaatataatttttgtaacggaatatttattacaaaagtacataaaaaacaaaaatggaattgACTTCTTGATGGCccctcttttattttctttaagcaATGAATATTAAATGGACCCTAAAATACCTAATAGGATTACAAAAAGTAGGGGAAAGGTGATTGGTCTTTGGAAGTGATTACAACATTAATGGAATCTCAATAATTGAGAAGTGGCATTTACATCACATGCATTGCTGTATTCCACTTATTTCGTAATAATTGTTGAGATGCCCAATGCAGTGTGTGCACGTTGGCTGGGCCTCCTTGAGCCCCTACTCCAGTCGTACTCTATCCATGCAACAAGGCATATGGGTGAATATGCTGAATGTCCCATTTAAGTActataaaagggaagaaaaatctttttatttgatttataatataaaatctaaaaataaatacaataatttatttttaactcttttattctttattaaagataagggaaaagaaattaaattgacaaggtatttttaaaaaatataaatatatattatttgtatatttttatttctttttctaattcaCTAAAATATTGTCATTAgtgttattattgttaattaataatacttattttatattaaaatactattttatatcaaaactgctatttttaatattaacattaacaataatattaaataataaggataaataatattaaaaaaaggaaaaagagtgaGTGTATGGTAaactaacttaataatttaaaataacttaataattttatttaagtcattaaataaattaagtatgtttgataaaataatttaatggatgtttggtaaatcgatttaataacttaaagttatttaataatttaatttaagttattaagtaaaataAGTATGTTctgtaaaataacttaatggaatgacttaaagttaaaaataattttaagtaataagtcaaaataattaaatgagtcttaagtccatatttttattttacttttttaatttttatttgatctaaTTACTTTTATGATCTCTTTTACTACTTCACTATGatctctattattttttaatcttttttgccgtaattattatttataaagataaacatgttaatttaatgatttagaatgaattttaaattaattttatcaaataattttaatacttaaaataagaattaagtaataagtctTAAGTTAACGATTTAAGTTTAacttaacttaaagtcaacttaagtaataagtattaaattttatcaaacaaaaaaataataataaagtaaaaaaaaaaaagacgaagaaaaaccaaagaaacgTATATTGGTTTTTGTattaatcatatattttatatcaatttttacacttgaattatattatttttaacacaTCAAATAACTGtcctttttttggttttcatttgCCACCTATAATCTCTCCTTGCACATGTCTTGTATAAACAAagtacaaaatatatttaataccaAGATTTTAACTACAAGCCAAAAATCTCATTCGGGGACCCGTCGAAGTTGCTCGACTGCCTCCCCATGGCCACAAGCCGGTCCTGATTAGCACGACCGACAATGCTAGAAATGGTCATACAAGCCTGAACATCACAGAGAAggaatatatacatatatttgcAAGGTGAGGAGGATGGCTGTCCAAAAACTTGAATATCAAGTTGGCAACGTGGCATTCACCAACGGAGTGGCACTTGTAGAACCATACGAGGGTCAAGCCCACTTACTTGAGGACAACGATTAGGAGGGGACTCAAATCACTTTATagttctttcattttcaaatatttgttttttgggtgaatagaaaaagttaaaatatttgactttttctattcagctaaaaatatctttgatattaATCAAGATAATAAAGTGAATTTATTACcaataagtttagtttaattatgttggttgatgtaaataagttacttttaactgaatataaaaagtcaaatattttggttttttttattcagtcaaaaaacaaacaccacctaagtctcTGAGATACGGTTAAACTCTCACTCAGACatttcaaaattccataatACTATGTTTATAACTATTACTAAATATAtgcatatgataaatttatttatttatttatatcttaaaaagaataaattttatttattttaaaattcatttaaaataaaatagtattaacataatttaaaattattattatttacttttttaaaaaaaaaatcaattatgcttttgTGAGGatgttaatatttaaaaatatataatttatgattttattataatattactatttatattttattaaaagttatttattttttaatttatttgcaattataaaaatattttaatgaaactcgaattaaataattgaatttataattattatttttttacaaaatcaaaataaaaaactatttttaaaaataatttatccaaacaagtttttggtttttttattctttaaaaatgatttttaaaacaatttgcaTATAAAGAAGTCAAAATACCTTTTATTAGAGATAAATTCAAACTCACTTATaagtgaaattttattttttttagaataatttttattctattcttagagtgtatttgacattaatttttaaaaaatatttttatatttttaatatttaaattataaaaattttaaagtgttaaaaacattaaaaacactttttaaaattaatgaacttttattatcatttaaattatccaaatataaaagtgaatgagaaaaaaatatgctCTCCATTTGTCTCGTATGCCAAACATTTTGTTGTCTTCAAACATCTCTTaagaaattataatttgataaatattagaagaaaataaggagaaaaaaaaaagtaaaaaaagttACAAAGAAACGGGCATGTTGAATTTTATAGTATAAAGATATCTCTATTtacaaactttaaaaatatatatatatatatatatatatattaattttactttaatattTCTAGTACTTGAGTGTCCACCCAGATGGGTTGTGAGTGAGAGATATCAGCTGCGTGGATTAGGAAAACACTTGCAACGTGTCCAGATGAATTGGGCCATCTGGTTGTGATTTTCGTACGTGGTGGGCCCTAGCCTTCATGTTACTAGGCCCATAAGTATGAAAGCCTCTATGGCCCATATTTATAATTCCTAACTTTTAGCCCTTACCATGTGCAATCAGTCAATTTCCCCGTCAATTCCACCTTTGACTTCTTCTCTCATTCCAACTTTGAGACGTCACTTCAGACTTAAATTCCCCATTTTCATTTCTAAAGTATTACAATTGTTTACcctataaaattattttactgccAGTCCATAAATATTTAATGTtacctaaattattatttagacAAACCATCACGCAAATTACCTatacaatattttaattaatttaatcttttgAATGGTTTAggtcataatttttaaaagttttataatttttttgaataaaaaaattctaaatttttgtttgtaaattttcttgttagtttttttttttttttttttaatgtatagttttttcttacattttttttttaaatttggaaactattatttcaaatatcacaaattttattaaaataagaaagacaTAGAATAGTTGTGTTAAAAATCAATAGATGCACGCGAGACAAATACCTTTCGTATTAGtaattgaaattcatttatcaTGTCCTCCATAAATCCAAATCCTGATAAGGTGTAATCTTAGGGGTTTCCAAGGGTCACAACGAAGGACCAAATCAATTCTTAATCAAAGTCTTCAAAGTGCCTTAAAAAAGATGTGAGTCAGACAAGAAGCATTAACTATTGTGGAGTAACGAAACATGATATTCGCCTTTGAAAtagattgttttttatttcctttattttctcttaCATGAAACATGTACACCTTTTAAGATTAACGTGCTAACATTTTCTAAGCCTTGAGGCCCGAAATATGTGGCACGAGCAATAGCATGTGTCACGTGTCTTGGCATAAGTCGTGACATCATGTAA
The window above is part of the Vitis riparia cultivar Riparia Gloire de Montpellier isolate 1030 chromosome 12, EGFV_Vit.rip_1.0, whole genome shotgun sequence genome. Proteins encoded here:
- the LOC117926234 gene encoding psbQ-like protein 3, chloroplastic, with the translated sequence MALVPRFVQSSPPYLSPTFICHLKPSFLLRENPEKVPKSNFTRRIGAIATMAKVLLAREAIFNVKIANGFDLKMVAPGQTLEEAESGIRGHALALLQVKALIESEAWKDMQKALRKSSSLLKQDIYTIIQSKPGSMRPQLRKLYSNLFNNVTRLDYAARDNDATQVWEYYEKIVITLDDILSRI